One segment of Carya illinoinensis cultivar Pawnee chromosome 1, C.illinoinensisPawnee_v1, whole genome shotgun sequence DNA contains the following:
- the LOC122307066 gene encoding UPF0496 protein At4g34320-like: protein MVSNSSKTHFTADMSAHEVARELDVDLESGDAIVVVEPQLVSSDSIKEIVKCLYEMHLEMANFNLKCKEDIWNNQEFFLFLKDYFQNSLRASNFCTALEDCLERRRDNYKSIVQSAVKHFEEEVEDGVNGVKYMKTLQELSKFKDAEDPFTDEFFRPFPSFYEQHESVLDKLQLRKTELDKKLEHEKTRRSVFIFILWVVFVSSVLMVVLAANKSTPNWGRALTAALTAALSNPMGNLGIEWCNSFFKSRQSALEGKRGVISSMRDGTRTTKKDLGNIKALIDKLQIETVSMLKTADCALGEEEAVKVVIDAIQKELEMFMNAAQNLRDNAYRCRRDSVRWRKFVLQSMFRSVRD, encoded by the coding sequence ATGGTTAGTAACTCAAGCAAGACCCATTTCACGGCTGATATGAGCGCCCATGAGGTGGCGCGTGAACTGGATGTGGACTTAGAGTCCGGTGATGCCATCGTGGTCGTTGAACCTCAGCTCGTTTCTTCTGACTCAATCAAAGAGATCGTCAAATGTCTATATGAAATGCACCTGGAAATGGCCAATTTCAACCTCAAGTGTAAGGAAGATATATGGAACAATCAGGAATTTTTCTTGTTCCTGAAGGATTACTTTCAAAATAGTCTCAGGGCATCGAACTTCTGCACTGCCCTTGAGGACTGCCTGGAGCGCAGACGTGATAATTACAAGTCGATAGTTCAGTCTGCAGTTAAGCATTTTGAGGAAGAAGTGGAAGATGGGGTTAATGGGGTGAAGTATATGAAGACTTTGCAAGAATTGAGTAAATTCAAGGATGCTGAGGACCCATTTACTGACGAGTTTTTTCGACCTTTTCCATCATTTTATGAGCAGCATGAATCGGTGTTGGACAAATTGCAGCTTCGGAAAACAGAGCTAGACAAGAAATTGGAACATGAAAAGACACGGAGGAGTgtgttcattttcattttatggGTTGTATTTGTGTCGTCAGTTCTCATGGTGGTGTTAGCTGCCAATAAAAGTACACCGAATTGGGGAAGGGCATTGACGGCTGCATTGACGGCTGCATTGTCTAATCCAATGGGCAATCTGGGAATTGAATGGTGCAACTCATTTTTTAAGAGCCGTCAGAGTGCACTGGAAGGAAAAAGGGGAGTAATCAGCTCAATGCGAGATGGCACTCGTACTACAAAGAAGGACTTGGGTAACATTAAGGCACTTATTGATAAACTGCAAATTGAGACTGTTTCAATGCTAAAGACAGCTGATTGCGCTCTTGGTGAAGAGGAGGCAGTGAAGGTTGTGATAGATGCGATCCAGAAGGAGCTCGAAATGTTTATGAATGCCGCTCAGAATCTAAGGGATAATGCTTATAGGTGTAGACGCGATAGTGTGAGGTGGAGGAAGTTCGTTTTGCAGTCAATGTTCAGAAGTGTGCGTGACTGA
- the LOC122307081 gene encoding UPF0496 protein At4g34320-like, with the protein MVSNSSKTHFTADMSAYEVACELEVACELDVDIEPGDATGVEEPQLVCSDSIKEIVKCLNEMHLEATNFHLKCKEEIWNNQEFFSFLKDYFQCSLRAVDFCTALENCLKRTRDNQLIVQFAVKNFEEEVEDGVKYVKTLQELRKFKDAEDPFTDEFSQLLRSVCEQHELMLDKLKPRKTKLDKKLEPVKTWWIVSNVIFVFAFVSVLVLMVVAAAIKAPAWATALTGALSVPMGSLGTWCNSLWGRYQSALEGKRGVISSMRDGTLTAKKDLGNIEALVRKLRIETDSMLEKADFALGEEEAVKLVIDEMQKKFGMFMKTAQNLSANADKCSGTSVSWRKLVLQSMFRHVCDRENLWQVV; encoded by the coding sequence ATGGTTAGTAACTCAAGCAAGACCCATTTCACGGCTGATATGAGCGCCTATGAGGTGGCGTGCGAGCTGGAGGTGGCGTGCGAGCTGGATGTGGACATAGAGCCCGGTGATGCCACCGGGGTCGAGGAACCTCAGCTCGTCTGTTCTGACTCAATCAAAGAGATCGTCAAATGTCTAAATGAAATGCACCTGGAAGCAACCAATTTCCACCTCAAGTGTAAGGAAGAAATATGGAACAATCAGGAATTTTTCTCATTCCTGAAGGATTACTTTCAGTGTAGTCTCAGGGCAGTGGACTTCTGCACTGCCCTTGAGAACTGCCTGAAGCGCACACGTGATAACCAGCTGATAGTTCAGTTTGCAGTTAAGAATTTTGAGGAAGAAGTGGAAGATGGGGTGAAGTATGTGAAGACATTGCAAGAGTTGAGGAAATTCAAGGATGCTGAGGACCCATTTACCGACGAGTTTTCTCAACTTTTGCGATCAGTTTGTGAGCAACATGAATTGATGTTGGACAAATTGAAGCCTCGGAAAACAAAGCTAGACAAGAAATTGGAACCTGTGAAGACATGGTGGATAGTGTCCAatgtcatttttgtttttgcattTGTGTCTGTGTTAGTTCTCATGGTGGTGGCAGCTGCCATTAAAGCTCCGGCATGGGCAACAGCATTGACGGGTGCGTTGTCTGTTCCAATGGGCTCTTTGGGAACATGGTGCAACTCACTTTGGGGGCGGTATCAGAGTGCACTGGAAGGAAAAAGGGGGGTAATCAGCTCAATGCGAGATGGCACTCTTACTGCAAAGAAGGACTTGGGTAACATCGAGGCACTTGTTCGCAAACTGCGAATTGAGACTGATTCAATGCTGGAGAAAGCTGATTTCGCTCTTGGAGAAGAGGAGGCAGTGAAGCTTGTGATAGATGAGATGCAGAAGAAGTTCGGAATGTTTATGAAAACTGCTCAGAATCTAAGTGCTAATGCTGATAAGTGTAGTGGCACTAGTGTGAGTTGGAGGAAGTTGGTTTTGCAATCAATGTTCAGACATGTGTGTGACCGAGAAAACCTTTGGCAAGTGGTCTGA